CGGAATCCCGATGTCGGCAACCACGAGGTCGCCGCACAGGACGCGCCCGGGCAGCAGGAGATGCCCCGGCTTCTTGCGGAAGAAGGTAACCGTGACCGAGGCCGGGGCCGCGGCGCCGAGCACGGCGCCCGTGTCGCCATGGACGCCGCTTGGTACGTCCACCGCCACCGTTGGAAGCGCACGGGCGGCCAGGTCCTCGATCACTGCGCGCGCGGTCCCCTCCAGGGGCTTGGACAAGCCGGCTCCGAACAGGGCGTCGACGACGAGGTCGGCCCCGTCCAGCAGTGACGGCGCAAGCGGGGCCATCGCGCCGCCCCAGCGCCCGGCCATGACGGCGGCATCGCCCCGCAGGGCCTCGCGGCTGCCGAGCAGCCCCACGCGCACCGACCAGCCCTGCGCCGCCAGAAGCCGGGCGACGACGAAGCCGTCGCCGCCGTTGTTGCCCGGCCCGCAGAGCACGGCGACGGTGCCGGGAGGCCGTCGCGCGGCGACGACCCGCGCGACGGCGGCCCCCGCCGCCTCCATCAGAATCCTGCCCGAGACGCCGCCCTCGATCGTCAAAGCGTCCGCGCGATACATCTCGGCTACCGTCAGCAAAGCGTTCTGTGCTGCCATCGGAGAACTCCCGGTTCGAACACGGCCGAGCCGGCCGGCTGCATGCCGGCGAAACGGCACCGGTCACAGCATATCAGCCCGCGCACCCCAGAGGGGCCGCAGGATGCGCCGACGTCGTTTGTTATTGAGAGTTCTTACCGGAAGGGATGGGGCGACGGATGGGACTCGAACCCACGACCACTCGGACCACAACCGAGGGCTCTACCAACTGAGCTACCGCCGCCACCGTTGGGGCCGTGTCTATGCCAAATCACCGAAGCCGCGTCAAGGGACGAAATCGACCTCCAACGGCGGCAGCGCGCCGCGCCGGCGCAACATGTCAATTCGCATACTGTTTAGGCAGTTTGCACACCGGTTCATCATATCCGTGCCGGGTATAAGGGCAAGGGCGGCAGAAGAAAGGCCGGCCCCCTCGTTCCGGCAAGGCAATAGGGCGTTGGCATGCCTCGTGCTTTACGGGATGATGAGCACCGCTCGGTGGCGCGCCGCCATCCACGGGGAGTCGTTGATCAGCATCATGAAAAAAATCGAAGCCATCATTAAGCCGTTCAAGCTCGACGAAGTGAAGGAAGCCCTTCACGAGGTCGGCATCAAGGGCATTACCGTCACCGAAGCCAAGGGCTTCGGGCGGCAGAAGGGTCATACGGAACTGTACCGTGGCGCGGAATACGTCGTGGACTTCCTGCCGAAGGTGAAGATCGAGGTGGTGATGGACGACAGTCTGGTCGACCGCGCCATCGAGGCCATCCAGACGGCTGCCCACACCGGCCGCATCGGCGACGGCAAGATCTTCGTGACTCCGGTCGAGGAAGTCGTCCGGATTCGCACCGGCGAGAAGGGAAGCGACGCCGTCTGACGTGCCTCGACGGCCCCTGACCGCTTCACCCCATTCGGACGGCTCCCGGCGTTTCGCGCGCAGTGCGGAAAGCCGCGGCGGCCGGTCCCGGATAAGACCTTGGCGCCGGCCGGATCAGGCCGCGCGTTCGGCTCCATAAGATCGCGGGCGAAGCCGGCCGGACAGCCACGTTGCCGCAATTCCGACGGCGGACAAGCTGTGGATTGTGCGTCCGGAAAGGTCGTGACATAACAACGCCCGCGCGCGTCACCAAAATCGGTTTCTCCGTGCCTTCCTCGGCGGGAGCGAACCAGCGTCAACCATAGAAACGGATCCCGAGGCATGTCTGACATCAGCAAGGTCTTCGACCTGATCAAGGAACACGACGTCAAGTACGTCGACCTTCGCTTCACCGACCCGCGCGGCAAGCTGCAGCACACCGCGCAGCACGTCTCCACGATGAACGAAGAGGCCTTCACCGACGGCATCATGTTCGACGGTTCATCGATTGCGGGCTGGAAGGCGATCAACGAGTCCGACATGACGCTGATGCCGGACGCAGCGACCGCGGTGATGGACCCGTTCGCCGCGCAGCCGATGCTGAACATCTTCTGCGACGTGTACGAGCCCTCCAGCGGCCAGCCCTACAACCGCGACCCGCGCTCGATCGCCAAGGCGGCCCAGGCGCACATGGAAGCGGCCGGCATCGGCGACACCGCCTATTTCGGTCCGGAAGCCGAGTTCTTCGTGTTCGACGACGTCCGCTACGAAGTCTCGATGAACCAGTGCTTCTACAAGATCGACAGCGAGGAAGGCCCGTACATCACCGGCAAGGAACTGCCGGACGGCAACCTGGGCCACCGGCCGACCGTCAAGGGCGGCTACTTCCCGGTTCCGCCGGTCGACTCGGGGCAGGACCTGCGCGCCGAGATGCTGACAGTGCTGGGCGAGATGGGCGTCGACATCGAGAAGCACCACCACGAGGTGGCCGCTTCCCAGCACGAGCTCGGCATCAAGTTCGACACGCTGGTCAAGACCGCCGACAACATGCAGCAGTTCAAGTATGTCGTGCACAACGTCGCCGCAGCCTACGGCAAGACCGCCACGTTCATGCCGAAGCCGGTCTACGGTGACAACGGCTCGGGCATGCACTGCCACCAGTCGATCTGGAAGGACGGCCAGCCGATCTTCGCCGGCTCCGGCTACGCCGACCTGTCCGACCTGGCGCTGTATTACATCGGCGGCATCATCAAGCATGCCCGCGCGCTGAACGCCTTCACCAACCCGTCGACCAACAGCTACAAGCGTCTGGTCCCGGGCTACGAGGCTCCGGTGCTGCTGGCCTACTCGGCCCGCAACCGCTCGGCGTCCTGCCGCATCCCCTACGTCGCGAGCCCAAAGGGCAAGCGCGTCGAGGTCCGGTTCCCCGATCCGTCGGCCAATCCGTACCTGGCCTTCGCCGCCATGCTGATGGCCGGCCTGGACGGCATCCAGAACAAGATCCATCCCGGCGACGCGATGGACAAGAACCTGTACGACCTGCCCCCGGAAGAGCTGGCCGCGGTCCCGACCGTGTGCGGCTCGCTCCGTCAGGCGCTCGACAGCCTGGAAGCCGACCACGAGTTCCTGACCAAGGGCGACGTCTTCGCCCCGGACATGATCGCGGCCTACATCGAGCTGAAGCGCGAAGAGCAGATGGCCTTCGAGACCTCGCCGCACCCGATCGAGTACAAGATGTACTACTCGGTCTGATCGGACCGGTTCGAAGTTCAGGTTCCGACCGGAAGGCGGGGCGGCGGTTTATCCGCCGCCCCGTTCTTTTTTGTCCGTGTCGAGGGTGCATGCCCCAGTTCCGCCCAGCGGCAGCATCACCGCGCCGGCCGCGAACGGCACACCCAAGGTGGCCGGCCATACTGCCCTGCCCAGATTTTGACCATTAATGGAACGGCCCGGAGAAGTTCCGGAATACCGTGCCGAACTCGGCCTGAATTCCGCATCGTTGCACTCAGC
This Skermanella mucosa DNA region includes the following protein-coding sequences:
- a CDS encoding P-II family nitrogen regulator, with amino-acid sequence MMSTARWRAAIHGESLISIMKKIEAIIKPFKLDEVKEALHEVGIKGITVTEAKGFGRQKGHTELYRGAEYVVDFLPKVKIEVVMDDSLVDRAIEAIQTAAHTGRIGDGKIFVTPVEEVVRIRTGEKGSDAV
- the glnA gene encoding type I glutamate--ammonia ligase, with amino-acid sequence MSDISKVFDLIKEHDVKYVDLRFTDPRGKLQHTAQHVSTMNEEAFTDGIMFDGSSIAGWKAINESDMTLMPDAATAVMDPFAAQPMLNIFCDVYEPSSGQPYNRDPRSIAKAAQAHMEAAGIGDTAYFGPEAEFFVFDDVRYEVSMNQCFYKIDSEEGPYITGKELPDGNLGHRPTVKGGYFPVPPVDSGQDLRAEMLTVLGEMGVDIEKHHHEVAASQHELGIKFDTLVKTADNMQQFKYVVHNVAAAYGKTATFMPKPVYGDNGSGMHCHQSIWKDGQPIFAGSGYADLSDLALYYIGGIIKHARALNAFTNPSTNSYKRLVPGYEAPVLLAYSARNRSASCRIPYVASPKGKRVEVRFPDPSANPYLAFAAMLMAGLDGIQNKIHPGDAMDKNLYDLPPEELAAVPTVCGSLRQALDSLEADHEFLTKGDVFAPDMIAAYIELKREEQMAFETSPHPIEYKMYYSV